One genomic region from Prunus persica cultivar Lovell chromosome G3, Prunus_persica_NCBIv2, whole genome shotgun sequence encodes:
- the LOC18782665 gene encoding probable splicing factor 3A subunit 1: MNKEEELSKTNLPCTSVTTHTRAIGIIYPPLDIRNIVDKTAEFVAKNGPEFEQRVLAKNTGNAKFNFLISSSPFHAYYQHRLSEFRGQQPSSQFADSAAPESAPPAPAADGEAGGAPKPDLSAHFKPACKVLETPEAEQYTVRLPQGITGEELDTVMLTAQFVARNGKSFLTGLTSREINNPQFHFLRPKHSMFSFFTYLADAYSKVLMPPKGLTEKLKKSVADNATMLERCVNRLEWERSQEQARHKAEDEIEQERIQAAMIDWHDFVVVETIYFADHEDEDLPPPIAPEEVIRRSKVTNMEEDIVETGKEVEMELDEEDWRTDRLEEKETKVAEDPEPPMRIVNNWKRPEDRILSRRDPTKYVISPITGELIPINEMSEHMRISLIDPKYKEQKELMFAKLRVTTLAQDDEISRNILGLARTRPDIFGTTEEEVSNAVKAEIAKKNDEQPKQVIWDGHTGSIGVTANQAISQNDVFNEDAKSLPGPKPAVPSVRPLPAPHGLALNLPRVHPNTVQYSAPTSSGLPVPPPRPPVVQYQSVASPGPPMPMSSGQQPLSMNRQMPPSISMSAPSIPVPPPPGSQFALMQAYIPLPVPPPVMQMMPPPPPPPQRAPCPLPEEPAPKRQKLDDSMLIPEDQFLAQQPVQGPVRITVSIPNVDEGNRKGQLLEITLQSLSETVGSLKEKISGEIQLPANKQKLSGKPGFLKDNMSLAYYNVGAGETLTLSLRERGGRKR; this comes from the coding sequence ATGAATAAGGAGGAGGAGTTGAGCAAAACCAACTTGCCTTGTACTTCAGTTACGACGCATACTAGGGCTATTGGGATCATATATCCTCCCCTAGACATCAGAAACATTGTTGACAAAACTGCTGAATTCGTGGCGAAAAATGGACCTGAATTTGAGCAGAGGGTCTTAGCTAAGAATACTGGAAATGCAAAGTTCAACTTTTTGATTTCCTCAAGTCCCTTCCATGCATATTATCAGCATCGGTTGTCTGAATTCCGTGGACAGCAACCTTCTTCTCAGTTTGCAGATTCTGCTGCACCCGAGTCGGCCCCACCAGCTCCGGCTGCAGACGGTGAAGCAGGAGGAGCACCAAAGCCTGACCTCTCTGCCCACTTTAAACCAGCGTGCAAAGTGCTCGAAACACCAGAGGCCGAGCAGTATACTGTTCGGCTTCCTCAAGGAATAACTGGAGAAGAGTTGGATACTGTTATGCTCACAGCCCAGTTTGTGGCTCGAAATGGGAAATCTTTTTTGACAGGATTGACAAGCAGAGAAATCAATAACCCCCAGTTCCATTTTCTGAGGCCTAAGCATAGTATGTTCTCATTTTTCACTTATCTTGCTGATGCGTATTCAAAGGTGTTGATGCCGCCTAAGGGTTTGACAGAGAAGCTTAAGAAAAGTGTTGCAGACAATGCAACCATGCTTGAAAGGTGCGTGAATCGACTGGAGTGGGAACGTTCACAAGAGCAGGCAAGGCACAAGGCTGAAGATGAAATTGAGCAGGAAAGGATACAAGCGGCTATGATTGATTGGCACGATTTTGTTGTGGTTGAAACGATTTACTTTGCTGATCATGAGGATGAGGATTTACCTCCTCCAATAGCCCCTGAGGAAGTTATAAGGAGAAGCAAGGTCACAAATATGGAAGAAGATATTGTCGAGACTGGTAAGGAGGTGGAAATGGAATTGGATGAAGAAGACTGGAGGACAGACAGACTTGAAGAAAAGGAGACTAAggtggcagaggatccagaaccACCAATGAGAATTGTGAACAACTGGAAGAGACCTGAGGACAGGATCCTTTCCCGAAGAGACCCAACAAAGTATGTCATTTCCCCAATCACTGGGGAGCTTATCCCTATCAATGAGATGTCTGAACACATGAGGATTTCTCTTATTGATCCAAAATACAAGGAGCAGAAAGAACTAATGTTCGCTAAGCTTCGGGTGACTACTCTTGCTCAGGATGATGAAATCTCAAGGAATATTCTGGGCCTTGCACGAACCCGCCCTGACATTTTCGGTACCACAGAGGAAGAGGTTTCTAACGCTGTCAAGGCTGAGATTGCAAAAAAGAATGATGAGCAACCAAAACAGGTCATATGGGACGGTCACACTGGAAGCATTGGCGTCACAGCAAATCAAGCCATTTCACAGAATGATGTATTTAACGAAGATGCAAAGAGTCTTCCTGGTCCAAAACCTGCTGTGCCTTCAGTTCGTCCTCTTCCCGCACCACATGGTCTCGCATTGAATCTACCTCGTGTTCATCCAAACACAGTCCAGTATTCTGCTCCAACTAGCAGTGGCCTCCCTGTACCTCCACCAAGGCCCCCAGTTGTCCAATATCAATCAGTTGCATCACCTGGACCTCCAATGCCCATGAGTTCTGGACAGCAGCCCCTTTCAATGAACCGACAGATGCCTCCATCAATTTCTATGAGTGCACCTAGTATTCCTGTACCACCTCCACCTGGTTCTCAGTTTGCACTCATGCAAGCTTATATCCCCCTTCCTGTTCCTCCACCTGTAATGCAAATgatgccaccaccaccacctccacctcagAGAGCCCCTTGTCCGCTTCCAGAAGAACCTGCACCAAAGCGCCAGAAGCTCGATGATTCTATGCTTATTCCAGAAGATCAGTTTCTGGCACAGCAGCCAGTGCAGGGACCTGTTCGCATCACAGTATCCATCCCCAATGTTGATGAAGGTAATCGGAAGGGACAACTGTTGGAGATTACATTGCAGTCTTTATCCGAAACTGTTGGGAGtctcaaagaaaaaatttctggGGAGATCCAGCTTCCTGCAAACAAGCAGAAACTGAGTGGAAAACCTGGTTTTCTCAAGGACAATATGTCGCTTGCATATTACAATGTTGGAGCAGGAGAAACACTAACTCTTTCATTAAGAGAGCGCGGTGGAAGAAAGAGATGA